ATTGAGAGGAGTAGAAGGTTTAGTGGACCTTGACTCTGATTGGGAAGTAGGACGTCAGGAATTGAGGCTCTTACCGAACCACTTCAAGTTGGCGGGTTTGGGTGTTACTTTGGATGATGTGGCTTCCGAACTAAGGGGATACATAAGCGGAGTAAAGGCAGGAGTATATAGGGAAAGGGGTTATGAGTACGACATCCTTGTGCAGTTGGGCGAACAGTGGAGAGACGCCCCCTCAAAGGTGGAGGAATTGCCTCTTTGGACTCCAAAAGGTTTCGTCCCGTTGAAGGAGTTGGTTCATGTAAAATATGAGAAAGGTCCCACAGCTATATATAGATTGGACCGACAAAGAAAAGTTACAGTGGAAGGAGAAGTGGCTGGAAGATCAGTAGGAGAAGTTTTCAGAGACATTCAGCCGATAGTCAGGAAGATTGAGTTGCCCCAAGGGTATAGGTTTATATACAAAGGAGAAATTGAGGACATCCAGGAGAACTTCAGAAGGCTAATAACGGCCTTTGGTATGGCGACGTTTTTAACTTTCTTGATGATTGCCGGTATAATTGAGTCCTACCTTTTTGCTTTCGTTATAATGCTTACGGTTCCTATCTCCATAATTGGCGTTGTGCCGGCGCTGCTTTTTACTGGGACGACGCTGTCCATTTATGGACTTTTGGGCCTGATAATGCTGGTGGGTCTCGTTGTCAACAATGCGATAATAATAGTCGACTACGCTGAACTGTTGAGAAAGAGGGGATACAAGCCTGATGAAGCTGTTATAGAGGCCTGCAACGTTAGGTTGAGGCCTATAATAATGGCGGACGTGACAACGTTGATAGCCTTATTGCCTTTGGCCATGGGAATGGGAACAGGGGGCCAATATAGAGCCCCATTGGCCATAGTCTTAATAGGGGGACTGATTGCAGGTGGAACCATGGCCTTGTTCCTGATACCTCCCATTTACAACGTGGTTTGGAGGTTAAAGGCCTACGTATCGAAGGGGGGCTTATTGTGAAGAGAGGACTATTTTTCTGGGGGGCCTTTATTTTAGTGGCAGTTATTATCGTGGGAGGTTTCTTTTACCTAGGAAGAAAACCTTCCTTGCTTGACCCGCTTAATGCCATACCTGAAGTTGAAGCAGATCAATCTTGGCTTTTGCTTGAATCGCCAGGGGATCAATTGAGCCTATTGGAGTGGCCCGAGGACAAAAATGAAGTTAGTACTGTAGAGGTCTTTACCAAAGATATATTGGGATTGTCTTCGTTATCGTCCAAGGTTGCCCTTTGGGTTCAGCTTCCATATGGCGATCGGTGGTATGGAGCCTTTCAAATGCCGAAGGAGGAAATTGACTCTTTGAGGGCATTAAAAACTCCAGAACGCTGGAGAAGCAGGTTCCCAAATTGTGTAGTTGGCGAGACCTCAGAAGGAGCGATTAAAATCAAGTTCTCGGAAGACTCAGAACCTGTGGTGGGTGCGGTCGAAAGGGGGACATTGCTTCTATCGAAGGATGCTCAGGGCCTTTCTAAGATGTACGAAGCCATTGAAACCCCGTCGAAGCGAATGAAGGTAAAGTGGGATGTGAAGCCTTCTTTGCCAGCCCACTTGGTGGTCTTTGATGATGGAAAGTTGGCTTCAAAGTTGGGGGAAAAACTTGGCGTAGATGAAGACCTTGGAGAATCTTTACCTTTGACTTTTACCCTTGGATGGGAGTCCTCAGATGATAGAGGGAATATATTCTGGAATATCAATGGGCTTGAAGATGTTTTCGCTTCAAATGATGTTGCAGATCGTATTGAGCCCATAAGTTGGGAAGGAGAATTTTTCGTCCCAGATCCACTGGTTGCTGCTTTTGCCTTCAATGCAAAGGGGCTTGTGGCGGACACAATGATGGAAGGGTTTGAGGAGGCTGCTTCCAAGGCTTACAGTGAAAGGAAAGAGCTATTGGAGCTATTGGATGGGGCTATTATCTCCATGGTCGGAGGAAAATCGAGAGTGGCCTTGTTGTCCTTGCCTGGGATACTCGTTCAATTGCCAGAAAGGGGCGACAAAGGCGTTGAGGCAGTCAACGAATTATGGGATTCTTTCTGGCTTGATCCAAGGCCTATCGAGGGTTTTGCTGCGGGGGGAGCTGTTGCTTTCCCCTTTACCCTCATAGGGGCGGCTGATGAGAGATTAGTGCTTTTAGGAGCTATAGATTTAAACACCTTGATAAAAAATAAGAGTGTCACAGAGATAATTGGTTATGACAAACCCTCCTTGGGTTGGCTTTACGTTGATTTCCCCAAGGCAGCGGAGGCGTTGGAGGATTTACAGAAAATAGGCAGTCTTTCAACCAAGGTCGGAGTTACTAATACACCAGACTTGGAGAAGATTGAACAGACTATAAGCAGACTCAAACAACTGGGCAGGCTTAAAATGGTTTTTTATGACTTAAAAAGTGGCGAGGCTCGTTGGGAGCCCAGCAATTGAGTTTAGAGAATATGAATTGAAAGCAAGTGCTTAAACAAAAGGGGGATTTAGTGGATGGTACAAAATGCCTTGGCGGTACTTATGGAGCGCAATTGCATAGAATGGTGCAGCAACCCTGAGGAGCTTGGTTCTTTGTTCTCCACAGAGATGGTTACTGGATACATTGGGTTCGATCCGACAGCAGATAGTCTTCACGTGGGGCATTTGATACCCATAATGGGACTTGCCTGGATGCAGCGGTTGGGTCACAGGCCGATAGCAATAGCTGGAGGCGGGACCGGATTGATAGGCGACCCTTCAGGAAAGAGCAAAGAACGAAACCTGCTCACATTGGAACAAGTGGAACAGAACATGGTGAGTGTTAAAAAACAGCTTGAGCAATTCCTTGATTTCGATTGTGGTCCTAACTCGGCGCTTATAATAAACAACTATGATTGGCTTGGTAAGTTGGGTTTGATTGAGTTCCTCAGAGATACGGGCAAGTATTTTACCGTCAATTACATGATAGGTAGGGAGTACGTTAAAAGCCGCCTGGAGGATCCAGAAAAATCCATTTCCTTCACGGAATTTTCTTACATGCTTCTTCAGGCTTATGATTTTTATCATCTATATAAGGAATATGGGTGCAAACTTCAGATGGGTGGTAATGATCAGCAGGGGAACATTATAGCAGGCATTGATCTTATACGAAAGAAGGCTGGAGGCCAAGCCTACGGCATAACATATCCTTTGTTGCTGACAGCTTCGGGTCAGAAGTTTGGCAAGACAGAGGACGGAGCTGTGTGGTTGTCGCCGCAAAAGACATCTCCATATAAATTTTACCAGTTTTGGATAAACACCGATGACAGGGATGTGGAAAAGCTTTTGAAGTTGTTTACCTTTTTACCTCTCGAAGAAATCAGAGAGTTGATGGAGGAGCACGAAAAAAGTCCTGAGAAGAGGTCCGCGCAGAGACGCTTGGCATGGGAAGTAACCAAGGTGGTACATGGAGAAACTGCTGCAGCTTCGGTGAGAAGAGCCAGCGAAATACTTTTCGGTGGCTCTTTTGAGCTTTCCGAATTGGATGAAAATATGCTTTCGGTTCTAAGGCGCGAGGTGCCCTCGGGCCATTTCTCCATGGAGGATTCCCAAAACATAGTAGATGTGCTGGTTGCCAGTGGAGCATGCAAGAGCAAGGGGGAGGCCAAAAGGCTCATAAAGGGAGGCGGTTTGGCGGTCAATGGAAGGAAGGTATCATCGGAAGACGAGCTTATTCAAAGAGAGGACCTTTTGTTAGGAAAGTACGTATTTTTGCGCTTGGGTAAAAAGAGATATCACATAGCGGAGAACCAGTAAATTAAAAGAGGTGCAAAATAGTAGTGTCCTATATATCGTCCTTCCTTAAAGCTGTTACTTTGTATGTGGGTAAAGGTGGTACAAGAGCAACCCTACTTGATTACCTCTTGTCTGGGATGCTTAAGACAACGAAACCCAGGGGGAAAGTAGCTATGGATAACCTTTCCATAGCCTTTCCCCAAAGTACTGAAGAGTGGCGTAAAGACATGCTGAGCAAAGTCTACAGCCACTTTGCCTCCACCCTCGTGGAGTACATAGTGGCGTTGAATGAGCCCGATCGTTTAACAGGATGGTTCAAGACGGTAGAAGGGAAAAAATACTTGGATGAGGCTTTGACCAGCGGTAGAGGAGCGGTGTTACTTTTTGGGCATTTGGGTAACTGGGAACTATTGGGAGGTTGGCTTGCACTGTCTGGCTACCCTGTCTATGCAATGGTTAGAAAGCATGATGACCAAGAGTTGGAAGATCTTATAGATGGTTACAGGCAGCGGATGAATCTCAAGATAATAGATAAGGACAACATTAGGGAGCCCATAAGGCAGTTAAAAAAAGGCAATTTTGTTGCCATAGCTGGGGATCAACATTGGGGTAGGGCGGGGCTGGAAGTTCCCTTTCTTGGAAAGACATGTAGCACTCCATCTGGACCTGCAGTATATGCTATCTTGACGGGAGCCCCAATTATACCCATAGCTGCCTTCAGGCGAGGAAAGTTCGATTATGTTTTTGAGGCCTATCCCCCAATAGAACCTCAAAGAAAGGGCGATAGTAAACAGGAAACATACAGGTTAACGACGCTCGCCAACCAGGCTATTGAGAAGATGATCAGAAAGGCACCGGAACAATGGTTATGGATGCACCGGCGTTGGCGCTAGGACTTAGGCCTTGGGTCCCTTTCAGAAATAAGAAATCCTCCTATAGAGTAGTGGGTTTTGGGCATTTCATCTAGGATGATTCGTACTTGCTGCGGTTGAACTTCCAAAGATTCACATATTGCTTCCGTTACCTTTGAAACTAGTTTCTTTTTTTGTTCGTAGCTTCGGCCTTCCAAAAAATGGATTTGTACAACTGGCATACTTTATCACCTCTTGTCCATTATTTACCTATGCAGAAACTGCTGAATATGGCATCAAGAAGGGCTTCATCTGCTTCCACGCCCAATATCCTTTCCAGACATTTCCTGGCTTCAGCAAGACACGCAGCTGCCGCGTCCTCCCCTAAGTTGGTACTCAATGCTTCTAAAGCTGTATCAATGTTTGTGAGGACTCCTTTTAGCTCTTCTATCTGTCTTGTTGTGGCATTGAGTCCCTCGTTTACGTCTCCGCCTTGGAGAAATAGATCAACGATACTGTCCTTTAGTTCCTCGATTCCAGTACGGTTGTTTGCGGAGATTATGTGCACCTTGCTTTCAGGTAGTATCTTGGATATGTCCTTCTCTGTCACTACCAGAGGCAGGTCCGCCTTGTTTATGACCACTATATGTCGTTTGTTTTTCAGGGCGTAAGCGACTTTGAGATCTTCTTGTTGAAGCCTTTCATTGCCATCTATCACCCATAAAAGAATGTCGGATTCGTGAAGGGCTTTTTGTGCTTTTTCGACACCTATGGCTTCCACTTCATCGGAGGGTTCCCTTATTCCTGCGGTGTCAACTAACCTTAATGGAACCCCCTTGTGGGTCAAAACTTCCTCTATTATGTCTCTTGTGGTTCCTGGTATAGCAGTGACTATGGCCCTTGATTCGTTCAAGAAAGCGTTAAGCAGAGAGGATTTGCCAACGTTGGGGCGCCCCACCAGGGCTACCCTTATGCCCTCCCGAAGAAGATTTCCCTTTCTTGCACTATCCAAAATTGATGCGGTCTCATTTCGCAGTTCGGTAAGCTTAAGGATGCCGTCTTTTGCGGAAAGAGGGGGAATGTCTTCCTCGGGAAAATCAAGGTTGGCCTCAAGAAGTACGCAAAACTCCATTATCTCGTCGTAAAGATGCTTTATCTTCTCCGAGAAACTTCCAACGAGGTTTCTTGTAGCTGATTTCAGGGCTTCTTCGCTCCGAGCTCGAATTATGCCTATCACTGATTCTGCTTGGGATAGATCTATACGACCATTGACAAACGCCCTTCGGGTGAACTCTCCCGGCTCTGCCAGCCTTGCCCCCTTTTTCAGTAGTTCTTCCAGACACAGTCTTGCGACCAGGGTTCCGCCGTGGCAGTGGATCTCTGCGACTTCTTCCCCCGTGTAGCTGTAGGGGGCCTGGAACCACACAGCCAAAACTTCGTCTATGGCTTCGCCCTCTTGATTTATGATATATCCGTGGCACATGAAACGGGGTGGATAACTTTTCAGCGGTCTTTTGCCTCTGAAAATGGAGTCCACGAGGTCCCTTGAGCCTCTGCCTGATAACTTAACTATGGATATTGCAGCTTCTCCCCATGCGGTCGCTATGGCCGCAATTATATCTTGTCCCATATGGTTACCCCTTTTACCCAGCTATATTGCAGCTGGGGACACCGAGTTTGCGGCATCCCCAGCTGCAGGCAGTATTATATATCAACTTTACTCTTATTTGTTTACAAAAGCTCTCTCAGTGCTTCTCCCAATCTGGATATTCCCTCTTCGGTTTGCTCTTTTGATGCAAAGGTGAAACACATCCTGAAGTTGTGTTCGCCTCCTCCATTGGGGAAGAAGGGTTCGCCCAACACGAAGGCAACTTTCTTTTCTACCGCCTTCTCAAATAAGTCTTTGGCCTTCACTTTGGGAGTTTCAAGCCAGTAGAAAAAGCCTCCTCTAGGGGTCAACCACTTGACTTCTCCTTGAGGTAGGTATTTACGGAAAGCTTCCTCCATGGCATCTCGTTTCTTCCTGTAGTGATCTATTATTTTGGGCAAGAAGCTGTCGAGGTGCCCCAGTCGGCAGTATTCATATACCATGGCTTGGGCTACTACGCTGGTACAAACGTCGACCCCCTGTTTGAAGACGGTCATCTTTCTTATTACTTCCTTGTTTCCTGCGCACCAGGCCACGCGGGTTCCGGGGGCCAGAATCTTTGAGAAACTGCAGGCGAAAACCACTCTCCCCGAGGTGTCCATTGAGAATATGGATGGTATCTCCTCTCCGTCGAAGCGCACATATCCGTAAGGGTCATCTTCTAGGATAAGAAGATTATATTTCTCAGCGATTTCTATTAGTTTTTTCCTTCTTTCGAGGGAAAGGTCGCATCCCAGAGGATTGTGGAAGTTTACTATGGTGTAAATGAATTTGACTTTTTTGCCTTCTTTTCGGGCTTTTTCCACCATCTCGGGTATCATGTCCACTTTCATTCCGTTCTCGTCACATGGAACGGTGAGGAATGAGGCCCCGTGGTTTCTCATAGTTAATGTGGCTCCCAGGAAAGTGGGTTCTTCGCATATGACCCAATCTCCTTTGTCGATCAAGACCCAGGACAATAGGTCTACAATTTGAGTGGAACCTGTTGTTATTAGGATTTCATCGGTTGCGAGTTTACGTCCCATTTTAGGTGCGGTCCACTCCGCGAGGAACTCCTTTAGGGGCAGATAGCCCTCAGTGGTTCCGTATTGCAGTACATCCTTGCCTTCACGGTCTAGTATGCCTGCTGCTTCCTTGAACTGCTCCACAGGGAATATCTCTGGGTCTGGCATTCCTCCTGCGAAGGATATCATACCAGGCCTCCTTATCAGGTGGAGCATTTCTCTGATAGGCGAAGGCTTCAAATTAAACGTGGCTTGGCTGTACAAGCTTTCCAAAAAATTACTCAATTCCCATCCCCTCCATATGTAAAGATTCTCTGCTTTCCTCTGCTATTTAGATCATTTTAGCTAGCTCCCTTTCCCCCAGATATGGAAATAGTGGTATTTCTAATGTGTTCAAGGCGTCTTTCCGTTGGGGGGTGAGAGTTGAAACCGTTTGGGGTGGTGGAGTAGCCCGCCTCCTTCATCCGAAGGAGAGCATTGTAGAGCCCCCAAGGGTTGTAGCCCGCTTTATGTGCCAGCTGTACGCCAAAGTCGTCGGCTTCGACCTCCATTTCCCTGCTGAATCCCGATTCGGCCAAGGCTAGCCCCAACCTCAGGATGGTGGAAGCTGTTTTGTCGTCTTTCCCAAAGGCACGATATAACAAGTACCAAATTAGGTTTCTGGAGACGGTCTCTCTGTAGTGGCCCAGTTTTATGTGTCCTATTTCATGGGCGAAGATTCCTGCTATTTCATCATCCTGATCCATTATGTTGAGAAGCCCTTTGGTCACATGTATTGAGTAATCAGACCCCCTGAAGGAGACCCAGGCGTTGGGTTCTTCTTTGTCCTCTACGACTAGAGTTTTGTTTCCTCCGAGCCCAGACACTGTACTGAGCCTGTCCCATACCTTTTGGGCCTGTTTTGGGCTTACTGCCCCCAAGGCAGGGGACCACAAAAATACAAAGGTAATTAATATGCAAAGGAAAGGACCCACTATATGTTTTCGCAATAAATTACCTCCAAATGGCTTTCTTATAAACTAAATTATACATTATTTGCCTCGTAGTCTTTACATGGCAAATTTTTTGTGTTATAAAACCTCCATTCAAAACATATTTTACAAGAACAGAGAGATGACGCAATGACTAAAAGTAAGAAAAGGTTACTTGGTATAGGTTGTTCGGGAGCTATGGGTTCTTCTTCCTCCTCTTGGGAAGGAGACAGTTCTTCTATTGTTTTATTTTTGAGGGCTCCCGAAACGGATTACTGAGGTAGATTTTAGCAGTTGGGGAAATTTTAAAGGAGGGAGCCTTAAAAGGCTCCCTCCTTTTTATTAGGTGCTTAAACTAAAAGGGCAGAGGAGGATGAGGATGAGAAGATACTTGTTTACGCCAGGGCCGGTAGAGTTAAGCAAGAAGGTTAAAGAAGCCACGAAGGGACAAATGATAAGCCACAGAAGCAGGGAGTTTTCCAGTTTGATGTCGGGTTTGCAGTTAAAGCTGCGAAAGTTGTTGAATGTCCAAGAACCCGTTTTACTCTTTCCTGGTTCCGGTACATCGGCACTCGAAGCTTTATTAGTAAATCTGATTTCTAGGGGCGATAAAGTTCTTTCCTTCTCTTGCGGGCATTTTGGCGAACGATTCCGTGAAATTGCCTCTCGTATTGGAGCCGTAGTGTTATCTTTCGATAAGCCTTATGGAGAAGTTTTCACAAAAGAAGAGGTAGTTGGCGCTGTAAATCTTTATAGTGATGCTTCTGCCATATTAATAACCCACAACGAAACATCTACTGGGGCAGCTAACCCCATAGAGGAGATAATAGAAGGCCTTCCTGCAGACGGCCCCCTGGTCTTAGTGGATGCCGTTAGTTCCATTGGTGCGATGCCGTGCTATCCGGAGAAATGGGGCGTAGATGGTTTGGCCACTTGTTCCCAGAAAGGGCTTATGGCGCCTCCTGGTATAGGAATTGTTTGGCTTTCCCGTAGAGCCTGGGAGAAGGTCCGTCAGAATAAAACCTGTCCCTCTTACAGCATGGATTTTCTTCTAATGAGGAAGTACCTTGAAAAAGAGCTTCCTCAAACTCCTGTTACGCCTCCTGTGTCTTTATTTTTCGCTTTGGATGCATCCCTTGAGGAGGTAGAAGAAGAAGGGGGGTTCTTGAGACGTTTTGAGGAGCGCAAGGCCTATGCTCAGTCATTATGCAAGGCAGTAGAGGACCTTGGGCTTGAGTTGTTGGTCAAAAACAAGCCTTCAAGGTCCTGTGGCGTTACTGCTATACGAATTCCAGGCAAGGCAGAGTCAGTGAGGAAGGGATTGCTTGAAAAAGGGATAGAAGTGGCTGGAGGGCAGGGCGCTTTGAGAAACGAAATAATAAGGGTTGGTCACTATACCAGAGAGGGCTTGTCGGAGCTTTGGGATTTCATTCAAGCTCTCGAAGAAACCTGTAAAGAATTGGGGGTTGCCGTCGATAAGATGAGCTTCGGCAAGATAGAGGAACTTTACACTGGGAGGTGCAGATAGATGTGGAAGATCCTAGTCACTGAGAAGATTCATCCTTCAGGATTAAAGGAGCTAAGGAAAGATCCGGAAGTGGAACTGCTGGAAAAAGTGGACATGAGTGAAGAGGAGTTTTTTCACTTGGTCAAAGACGTAGATGCTCTCGTGACCAGGAGTGGTACCTCTATTGACAAAAGGGTACTAGATGAAGCCAAACGGCTCAAGGTCGTTGCCAGGGCAGGGGTTGGAGTGGATAACATTGATCTTGATTGGGCAAGTCGGAAAGGTGTAGTCGTTATAAACGCTCCCACAGGAAACACTCTTGCTGCAACTGAACACACCTTTGCTCTCCTTCTGTCTATTTGCCGCAAGTTGCCTCACGGGTTCAACGACCTGGCGAGGGGCGGTTGGAACAGAAAGGCTTTTATGGGAATGCAGCTTCATGGTAAAACCCTCCTAATAATAGGGCTTGGCAGGATAGGCAGCCAGGTAGCCAAGCGAGCAGAAGCTTTTGGAATGGAGGTTTTGGCCTATGACCCCTATATAAGCGCTCGGAAGGTGGAAGAATTAGGGGTTAGAAGGGCACTTGAGTTGGAAGGCGCATTGGCTTTGGCTGATGTGGTTACATTGCATACCCCCTTGACCTCGGAGACCAAGGGAATGATAGATGAAAGGACTCTTAAGGCCTTTAAAAAAGGAGCAATTCTCATAAACTGTGCGAGAGGGGGATTGGTGGACGAGCAGGCTTGCGCGGATGCTATAAGAGAAGGGCGCCTTGCAGGTGCGGCGTTCGACGTGTTTTCCCAGGAGCCCCCTAAAAATGATCACCCGCTTTTCGCGGAGGATATAAGGGATAGGGTAGTCCTTACCCCCCATATAGGGGCCAACACTCATGAGGCTCAATCGGCTGTTTCTCTCATAATAGCTAAGAATCTTTTGGCGGCATTGAAGGGAGAGCCTTACGAGCATGCAGTAAACCTACCCTTTATGGAGCATAAGCTCTCTGCTTCGGGCAAACGGTTCTTGGCTTTGGCACGAAAAATGGGCATCTTGGCAGCCTCAATCGTTGCAGGAGCGCCGGGGAGTGTGCAGTTTTCCATGAGGGGCATACCTGTTGATGATGTGGTTGAGGCAAGAGCTTATGAATATTGTAGCCACTGTCCTTATACTATTGCGGCCCTTAAAGGTGTTCTAGAGAGGCATTTGGGGCGAGGTATAAGCTACATGGAGGCTCCGCTCCTTGCACAGGAGAGGGGCATATACGTAGAGGAGGCGAGCATCTCCGATTCACGTTATCGCTACCTGATGGAATTGAAGGTAAAAAGCGACAAAGAGGAAGTTGTGATATTGGCGACTGTCACAGAAGATGATGAGAAGCAGCGCATAGTAGGCATAAACGGCTACAGGATGGACTTTGAGCCCAGCGGGAGTTTCATTATATTTCAGAACCATGATAGGCCAGGAGTTATAGGTAAGATAGGGACCTACCTTGGAGAGAAGGGCATAAATATAGCCAATTTTTACTTGGGAAGAAAAAATGGAAGCGGCTTGGCCTTTGGGGTTTTGCAGGTCGATGGAGAGGTAGATCAGCAGGTTTTGGAGGATCTTAATGAAGCTGAAGATTTTGTGTGGGTAAGTAGCGTTAAATTTGAGGGGGATAGATGACATGCGTTTTTTTCTCATACGCCATGGACGCACTAATTGGAATTCGGAGGGAAGGTATCAGGGCGTAATAGACGTACCTCTAGATGAAGTGGGGAAGAAACAAGCTGAATTGTTAGCCAAGTCCTTGAAGTGTGTAACCATTGACAAGGTTTGGAGTAGTCCCTTAAGCAGGGCCAAAGAGACTGCTTGGTATATATCCCAAGAGCATGGCTGTCCCCTTGAAGTCCATGAGGGACTTACCGAGATCTCCCATGGAGAATGGGAGGGCAAATATGCTCATGAGGTAAAGGCTCTCTGGCCTGAGCTCTATGATCTTTGGTATAAGGAACCCCAAAAGGTTAAAATGCCTTCTGGAGAGACTTTGGAGGAGGTTGCGAATAGGGCAAAAGGTGCGTTGGAGTTTATCCTAGGCGAGGGAAAAGACCCAGTGGCTGTTGTAACCCATGACGCAGTGATAAAAGTGCTTTTGTGCCATTTTTTGGAGTTGCCTTTGGCCAAGTTTTGGAGTTTTCATGTGGCCAATTGTTCCGTTACCATGATTGAGAGAAAGGGAAAAGAATTTTGCATTTACCTTTTGGGAGAAAGGCCTTGGGCTTCCAATAGGTACGATTGGGAAAAACAGGCTGGGCTCTAAGGCGATACTTGAAACGTGGACATATGTTTTTTTTGGGTGTATTTTCAAAGTGTAGTGGTGACATCTCGTGGGGAGGTGGTTGTTTTGCTCAATAAGAGGATGGAAATTTTAAAGCAGCTTGCTACAGAAGCACCGACCAAGATAGTTATGTTGGTCATAGATGGTCTAGGCGGATTGCCGGACAAAGATGGCATGACGGAGCTGGAAAGGGCGTTCACACCCAACTTGGACGAAATAGCATCAAGGGGTGAGACAGGTCTCTTGGAGATGGTGGATGTAGGGATAACCCCTGGTAGTGGACCAGGACATTTGGCTCTGTTCGGCTACGACCCCGTGGAATTTACCGTGGGGAGGGGCATACTTGAAGTATTGGGAACAGGGGGCAAGGTCTCCCGAGGAGATGTATGTGCTAGGGGCAACTTCGCGACCTGGGGGGTGCAAGACGTAATCCTGGACAGAAGGGCTGGAAGGATAGAGACGGATAAATCAAGAGAGCTCGTAGAAAGGCTTAGCGAGGCAATAAAGGAGATAGACGGAGTGAGGATTACGTACTATCCAGGTTTGGAGCACCGATTTTCAGTGGTGTTTTCCGGTGATGGCCTTTGTGACTGTGTGAGTGACGCCGACCCTCAAAAGGATGGGGCTTCTATGAGGTGGGCTGAGCCTTTGTCCGAGGAAGGATCCAAAATGGCCGACATAGTAAATAAGTTCATTCGTGAGGCAAGGAATGTTTTAGATGGTGAGCCCAAGGCAAACGGCTGCCTTTTGAGAGGTTTCTCAGGAGTTCCAGATATCCCTCATCTTGGAGAGTTGTATAAAATCAAACCCCTTGGCTTGGCTTCGTACCCCATGTACAGGGGACTCGCGAGCTTAGTGGGTATGGACGTTTTGGAGGTGGAAAACAACCCAATCAAGCTAATTGAAGAGTTGCAGGCTAGGTGGGATGCTTACGACTTTTTCTACTTGCATGTCAAGCATGGGGATAGCAGGGGAG
The DNA window shown above is from Thermovirga lienii DSM 17291 and carries:
- a CDS encoding tRNA modification GTPase TrmE (PFAM: GTPase of unknown function; GTP-binding protein TrmE N-terminus~TIGRFAM: tRNA modification GTPase TrmE; small GTP-binding protein domain~COGs: COG0486 GTPase~InterProIPR004520: IPR018948: IPR002917: IPR005225: IPR 006073~KEGG: aco:Amico_0363 tRNA modification GTPase TrmE~PFAM: GTP-binding protein TrmE-like; GTP-binding protein HSR1-related~SPTR: tRNA modification GTPase mnmE;~TIGRFAM: tRNA modification GTPase TrmE; small GTP-binding protein); its protein translation is MGQDIIAAIATAWGEAAISIVKLSGRGSRDLVDSIFRGKRPLKSYPPRFMCHGYIINQEGEAIDEVLAVWFQAPYSYTGEEVAEIHCHGGTLVARLCLEELLKKGARLAEPGEFTRRAFVNGRIDLSQAESVIGIIRARSEEALKSATRNLVGSFSEKIKHLYDEIMEFCVLLEANLDFPEEDIPPLSAKDGILKLTELRNETASILDSARKGNLLREGIRVALVGRPNVGKSSLLNAFLNESRAIVTAIPGTTRDIIEEVLTHKGVPLRLVDTAGIREPSDEVEAIGVEKAQKALHESDILLWVIDGNERLQQEDLKVAYALKNKRHIVVINKADLPLVVTEKDISKILPESKVHIISANNRTGIEELKDSIVDLFLQGGDVNEGLNATTRQIEELKGVLTNIDTALEALSTNLGEDAAAACLAEARKCLERILGVEADEALLDAIFSSFCIGK
- a CDS encoding putative transcriptional regulator, GntR family (PFAM: Aminotransferase class I and II~COGs: COG1167 Transcriptional regulators containing a DNA-binding HTH domain and an aminotransferase domain (MocR family) and their eukaryotic orthologs~InterPro IPR004839~KEGG: tai:Taci_0315 putative transcriptional regulator, GntR family~PFAM: aminotransferase class I and II~SPTR: Aminotransferase, class I and II family protein), giving the protein MSNFLESLYSQATFNLKPSPIREMLHLIRRPGMISFAGGMPDPEIFPVEQFKEAAGILDREGKDVLQYGTTEGYLPLKEFLAEWTAPKMGRKLATDEILITTGSTQIVDLLSWVLIDKGDWVICEEPTFLGATLTMRNHGASFLTVPCDENGMKVDMIPEMVEKARKEGKKVKFIYTIVNFHNPLGCDLSLERRKKLIEIAEKYNLLILEDDPYGYVRFDGEEIPSIFSMDTSGRVVFACSFSKILAPGTRVAWCAGNKEVIRKMTVFKQGVDVCTSVVAQAMVYEYCRLGHLDSFLPKIIDHYRKKRDAMEEAFRKYLPQGEVKWLTPRGGFFYWLETPKVKAKDLFEKAVEKKVAFVLGEPFFPNGGGEHNFRMCFTFASKEQTEEGISRLGEALRELL
- a CDS encoding peptidase M48 Ste24p (PFAM: Peptidase family M48~COGs: COG0501 Zn-dependent protease with chaperone function~InterPro IPR001915~KEGG: aco:Amico_0365 peptidase M48 Ste24p~PFAM: peptidase M48 Ste24p~SPTR: Peptidase M48 Ste24p) — encoded protein: MRKHIVGPFLCILITFVFLWSPALGAVSPKQAQKVWDRLSTVSGLGGNKTLVVEDKEEPNAWVSFRGSDYSIHVTKGLLNIMDQDDEIAGIFAHEIGHIKLGHYRETVSRNLIWYLLYRAFGKDDKTASTILRLGLALAESGFSREMEVEADDFGVQLAHKAGYNPWGLYNALLRMKEAGYSTTPNGFNSHPPTERRLEHIRNTTISISGGKGAS
- a CDS encoding aminotransferase class V (PFAM: Aminotransferase class-V~COGs: COG0075 Serine-pyruvate aminotransferase/ aspartate aminotransferase~InterPro IPR000192~KEGG: tai:Taci_0909 aminotransferase class V~PFAM: aminotransferase class V~SPTR: Aminotransferase class V), giving the protein MRRYLFTPGPVELSKKVKEATKGQMISHRSREFSSLMSGLQLKLRKLLNVQEPVLLFPGSGTSALEALLVNLISRGDKVLSFSCGHFGERFREIASRIGAVVLSFDKPYGEVFTKEEVVGAVNLYSDASAILITHNETSTGAANPIEEIIEGLPADGPLVLVDAVSSIGAMPCYPEKWGVDGLATCSQKGLMAPPGIGIVWLSRRAWEKVRQNKTCPSYSMDFLLMRKYLEKELPQTPVTPPVSLFFALDASLEEVEEEGGFLRRFEERKAYAQSLCKAVEDLGLELLVKNKPSRSCGVTAIRIPGKAESVRKGLLEKGIEVAGGQGALRNEIIRVGHYTREGLSELWDFIQALEETCKELGVAVDKMSFGKIEELYTGRCR